In a genomic window of Ignavibacteria bacterium:
- the rfbB gene encoding dTDP-glucose 4,6-dehydratase produces MLLTGGAGFIGSNLVRMIAKSGRYRVVVLDALTYAGNLENLEGVIDDSSVSFVHGSINDAELVHSTMEQYEVDAVMHLAAESHVDRSIVSAAPFIETNVTGTLILLEAARTFGVRRFLHVSTDEVYGTLGPDDAPFTEHSPLDPTSPYAASKASSDLLVMSFVRTHGLDAVITRCSNNYGPYQFPEKFIPLMTLNAMEQRPLPVYGDGRQVRDWLHVDDHCTGLLLALERGRQGEVYNFGGFGERANIDVVHEILRHTKSDHALIEHVTDRKAHDRRYAIDATKAQMELGWKPEWTFDDGLEATVAWYMQHQTWCDHVRSGEYRTYYQEHYHRTL; encoded by the coding sequence ATCCTTCTTACCGGCGGTGCCGGATTCATCGGTAGTAACCTCGTGCGAATGATCGCGAAAAGCGGTCGATATCGCGTTGTGGTCCTTGACGCGTTGACGTATGCCGGCAACCTTGAGAATCTCGAAGGGGTGATCGACGATTCGTCTGTGAGCTTTGTGCATGGCTCGATCAATGATGCTGAGCTTGTACACTCAACGATGGAACAGTACGAAGTTGACGCGGTGATGCATCTGGCGGCCGAGTCCCATGTGGACCGATCGATCGTCTCGGCAGCCCCCTTCATCGAAACAAATGTGACGGGTACGCTCATCCTGCTCGAAGCAGCTCGTACATTCGGAGTGAGACGCTTTCTGCATGTCTCCACGGATGAAGTCTACGGAACACTGGGTCCGGATGACGCCCCCTTCACAGAACACTCACCCCTCGATCCTACATCGCCGTATGCGGCATCGAAGGCCTCCAGCGATCTGCTTGTGATGTCCTTTGTACGCACGCATGGTTTGGATGCTGTTATCACGCGGTGTTCGAACAACTACGGCCCATATCAGTTCCCTGAGAAGTTCATACCCTTGATGACGCTCAATGCCATGGAGCAACGTCCACTTCCGGTCTACGGGGACGGACGCCAGGTACGAGACTGGCTCCACGTTGATGACCATTGTACGGGGCTCCTTCTTGCCCTTGAACGTGGACGTCAGGGAGAGGTCTACAACTTCGGCGGCTTTGGAGAGCGAGCGAACATCGATGTGGTGCACGAGATCCTGCGTCATACCAAGAGCGATCATGCATTGATCGAACACGTCACGGACCGCAAGGCCCATGACAGACGGTATGCTATCGATGCAACAAAGGCGCAGATGGAATTGGGTTGGAAGCCGGAGTGGACATTTGACGACGGACTCGAAGCAACTGTAGCATGGTACATGCAGCATCAAACATGGTGCGACCATGTTCGGAGCGGCGAGTACCGCACCTACTACCAAGAGCATTATCACCGAACACTGTAA